In one window of Gudongella oleilytica DNA:
- a CDS encoding LuxR C-terminal-related transcriptional regulator codes for MRGKSIKVMLADSQPLCLHGLKSIIETQDNIKVIAQASNHEEIISFGVSSNADILIIDPQQRNYNGFDSIRIIRERGFSGKVILLMSDISCEVYQQASKVRVDGYLLKTASPDKLIRSINEVYKGKNYTDDDFTRILSETVECKITDMAEGEKVEQLSQREYEILRLVASGRNNKMIASQLFISEKTVKNHLTQIFKKLEVSDRVQATLFAIKHNIK; via the coding sequence ATGAGGGGTAAATCTATAAAAGTAATGCTTGCTGATTCTCAACCTCTATGCTTGCACGGACTTAAAAGCATAATTGAAACTCAGGATAATATAAAAGTTATTGCCCAGGCTTCAAATCATGAAGAGATCATTTCCTTTGGAGTAAGCTCAAATGCCGATATACTGATTATCGATCCGCAACAACGCAATTACAATGGCTTTGACAGTATAAGAATCATTAGGGAACGAGGCTTCAGCGGAAAGGTAATTCTACTGATGAGTGATATTAGCTGTGAAGTTTATCAACAAGCCAGTAAAGTAAGAGTAGATGGATATCTATTAAAGACAGCATCTCCTGATAAACTTATTAGATCAATCAATGAAGTCTATAAGGGCAAAAATTATACCGATGATGATTTTACACGTATATTATCGGAAACAGTGGAATGTAAAATAACTGATATGGCTGAAGGTGAAAAAGTAGAGCAATTATCACAAAGAGAATATGAAATATTACGACTTGTGGCATCTGGAAGAAACAATAAAATGATAGCAAGCCAACTATTTATTAGTGAAAAGACTGTAAAAAACCACCTTACTCAGATATTTAAAAAGCTTGAGGTTTCTGACAGGGTGCAAGCAACTCTATTTGCTATAAAGCACAACATAAAATAG
- a CDS encoding selenium metabolism-associated LysR family transcriptional regulator, producing the protein MDIRQLKTFVEVARVRSFSKAAESLFLTQPTVSNHVQSLEKEFDTILINRLSKGLTLTDAGQLLYQNALDIINTYETARYQLDSYKGKVEGHLEISASSVPRKHLLPILIHSFLEKYPDVSFSISDKDSRQVIEEILIGDTDFGFVGALYKTRNLAYIPVMEDNLVLISPEDFFPDHENLMSISLDMIVDYPFIFREEGSGTRESVRLSMESKGFNLERLKTVAWIEDVEAIKRMVALGVGLSFISEKDIDCGDIVEGRRYKALRLDDLDLSRKFYLVHHKSRQLSPIGESFKSSVKSLV; encoded by the coding sequence ATGGATATACGACAATTGAAGACATTTGTTGAGGTCGCAAGAGTCAGGAGCTTTTCGAAAGCCGCAGAATCATTATTCTTAACTCAGCCCACTGTTTCAAACCACGTACAATCTCTTGAGAAGGAATTTGATACTATACTTATCAATAGACTTTCAAAAGGTTTGACCCTTACTGATGCTGGGCAGCTGCTTTATCAAAATGCTTTGGATATCATCAACACATATGAAACGGCCCGGTATCAACTTGACAGCTATAAAGGAAAAGTAGAAGGGCATTTGGAGATAAGTGCAAGCTCCGTTCCAAGAAAGCACCTTCTTCCTATTCTTATACATAGCTTTCTTGAGAAATATCCTGATGTATCATTTTCCATAAGCGATAAGGATTCAAGGCAGGTCATTGAGGAAATACTTATTGGAGATACTGATTTTGGATTTGTCGGTGCGTTATATAAAACCCGAAATTTGGCATATATACCTGTAATGGAGGATAACTTAGTACTAATCTCTCCAGAGGATTTTTTTCCGGATCACGAGAACCTCATGAGCATTTCACTGGACATGATTGTCGATTATCCATTTATCTTCAGGGAAGAAGGCTCAGGGACCAGAGAATCAGTAAGATTATCAATGGAAAGTAAGGGTTTCAATTTGGAAAGACTTAAAACAGTCGCCTGGATTGAGGATGTAGAAGCGATTAAGCGGATGGTAGCTCTCGGTGTTGGATTGAGCTTTATATCAGAAAAAGATATAGATTGCGGAGATATTGTGGAAGGGCGTCGTTACAAAGCCCTTAGGTTAGACGACCTGGATCTTTCGAGAAAATTCTACTTAGTCCACCATAAATCAAGGCAGCTTTCCCCTATAGGTGAAAGCTTTAAGTCGTCAGTAAAAAGCTTGGTCTGA
- a CDS encoding TMEM165/GDT1 family protein: MLAEFIEALSLVFIAEMGDKTQIIAMTFATQFTVKQVLAGVALGVIGNHSLAILLGSLLGTMLPLDIIQLLAGALFIFFGYNSLRSREDDEIYDKRSINPIMAVALAFFVGELGDKTQLTALALSAEALFPLVILLGTTASMITTSGIGILVGSRIGRRIPENALKAISSIVFVAFGLQKIYIGLLIQGISSLLATAALVILALIEIYMLFSFRKMAMSGQSKLPLKEAAQILYEKTARVKELVDDLCLGEGICGSCVGTGCLMGYTKDMLNKAKDQKNYYEIEGVDLAGLLIRDYDRNKVEGAYMMTLKELDELNWPTDDKFVINRAREAFEVLLFGKAINLENSLSEQMEAVKSHDQVLFMKLKHYTKKEGLDEG; encoded by the coding sequence ATGCTGGCAGAGTTTATAGAAGCGCTATCTTTAGTATTTATTGCAGAGATGGGAGACAAAACTCAGATAATAGCCATGACATTTGCAACGCAATTCACGGTCAAACAGGTCTTGGCTGGTGTAGCATTGGGCGTCATAGGGAATCATAGTCTTGCGATACTCTTGGGCAGCTTACTCGGGACTATGTTGCCATTAGATATAATACAGCTCCTGGCGGGAGCCTTATTCATCTTCTTTGGTTATAATTCTTTAAGATCACGTGAGGATGATGAAATTTATGATAAGAGGTCCATCAATCCAATAATGGCTGTTGCTCTGGCATTTTTTGTTGGAGAATTGGGCGATAAAACCCAGCTGACAGCTTTAGCCCTTTCAGCTGAGGCACTATTCCCACTGGTTATATTATTGGGTACTACTGCAAGCATGATAACGACCAGTGGAATTGGAATCCTTGTAGGCAGCAGGATTGGAAGGCGAATTCCGGAAAACGCTTTAAAGGCTATTTCTTCAATAGTATTTGTTGCTTTTGGTCTGCAGAAGATTTATATTGGGCTGCTTATTCAAGGCATAAGTTCTCTATTAGCAACAGCCGCTCTTGTTATTTTAGCTTTAATTGAGATTTATATGCTGTTTTCCTTCAGAAAAATGGCCATGTCAGGGCAAAGTAAACTACCCCTTAAGGAAGCAGCTCAAATTCTATATGAAAAGACTGCAAGAGTAAAGGAATTAGTTGATGACCTCTGCCTGGGGGAGGGAATTTGTGGATCATGTGTTGGAACAGGTTGCTTGATGGGGTATACAAAGGACATGCTAAACAAAGCTAAGGATCAAAAGAACTATTATGAAATAGAGGGAGTTGATTTGGCAGGACTTCTAATACGGGATTATGATAGGAACAAGGTAGAAGGCGCATATATGATGACTCTTAAGGAACTCGATGAACTTAATTGGCCAACAGATGATAAATTTGTAATAAACAGAGCAAGAGAAGCTTTTGAGGTATTGTTGTTTGGGAAGGCGATTAACCTGGAAAATAGCCTTAGTGAACAGATGGAGGCAGTTAAAAGCCATGATCAGGTTCTGTTCATGAAATTGAAACATTATACAAAAAAGGAGGGCTTGGATGAGGGGTAA
- the hutI gene encoding imidazolonepropionase, with protein sequence MDADLIIKNIGTLVTLKGPQSARGGSAQGEISVIKDAAVAVRGDRIIYVGTGSLPEDVTANDETLIIDANGKLVTPGLVDSHTHLVHGGSRENELSMKLKGAKYMEILSAGGGIHSTMRATRSMSKDELYLQARRSLDRMLSFGVTTVEGKSGYGIEDIETELKQLEVARRLNNEHAVDVVSTFMGAHAIPLIFRDDPEGFVQKIIKEMIPTVAKEKLAKFCDVFCEHGVFTIDQSRRILLEGRQWGLKPKIHADEIESIGGAELAAELGCVSADHLVGASDEGIMRMAESGVVANLLPGTSFNLQTGKHARARFMIEKGLPVAISTDYNPGSCPTENIQLVMSFASLILRMTPEEVLTAVTMNGAAALGLEREIGSIEVGKKADLVIFDSTNLEYVIYHFGINHTDMVIKDGRVAFSKKDC encoded by the coding sequence ATGGATGCTGACTTGATCATTAAGAATATTGGAACCTTAGTTACCTTGAAAGGCCCTCAAAGTGCCAGGGGAGGAAGTGCCCAGGGGGAGATCAGTGTTATCAAGGACGCGGCTGTTGCTGTGAGAGGTGATAGGATCATCTATGTTGGGACAGGCAGTCTTCCGGAGGATGTAACAGCAAATGATGAAACTCTTATCATAGATGCCAATGGTAAACTTGTGACTCCGGGACTTGTTGACTCACACACACATCTTGTTCACGGGGGCTCAAGAGAAAATGAGCTATCAATGAAGCTTAAGGGTGCAAAATATATGGAAATACTAAGTGCTGGAGGAGGAATCCACAGCACTATGAGAGCTACAAGATCAATGTCAAAGGATGAGCTATATTTACAGGCCAGAAGGAGTCTTGACAGGATGCTTTCATTTGGAGTAACGACTGTTGAAGGTAAATCAGGCTATGGTATCGAGGACATTGAGACTGAACTTAAACAGCTGGAGGTAGCTAGAAGGCTTAATAACGAACATGCTGTAGATGTAGTTTCAACCTTCATGGGAGCACATGCCATACCGTTGATCTTCAGGGATGATCCGGAGGGATTCGTACAAAAGATAATCAAAGAGATGATACCAACAGTTGCCAAGGAAAAGCTCGCGAAATTTTGTGATGTATTTTGTGAACATGGTGTGTTTACAATCGACCAATCGAGAAGGATACTACTTGAAGGCAGACAGTGGGGACTAAAACCAAAAATACATGCAGACGAGATTGAATCAATAGGCGGTGCTGAGCTTGCAGCTGAACTGGGATGCGTTTCTGCTGATCACCTTGTGGGAGCCAGCGACGAAGGAATCATGAGAATGGCTGAATCCGGGGTTGTAGCTAATCTCCTGCCGGGTACAAGCTTTAATCTTCAGACGGGCAAGCATGCCAGAGCCAGATTCATGATAGAAAAAGGATTACCGGTAGCCATCTCAACTGACTACAATCCAGGAAGCTGCCCTACCGAGAATATTCAGCTTGTTATGAGCTTTGCTTCCTTGATACTAAGAATGACACCTGAGGAGGTACTGACAGCAGTGACTATGAATGGGGCCGCCGCCTTGGGACTTGAGAGAGAAATAGGCAGTATTGAGGTTGGCAAGAAAGCTGATTTGGTGATATTTGATTCAACTAATCTTGAATACGTCATCTATCATTTTGGGATAAATCATACTGATATGGTCATAAAAGATGGCAGGGTAGCTTTCTCTAAGAAAGATTGTTAA